One part of the Mycolicibacterium aromaticivorans JS19b1 = JCM 16368 genome encodes these proteins:
- a CDS encoding Rieske 2Fe-2S domain-containing protein: MTTHAEADDVRLIEAGSVPTRFARGWHCLGLIRDFADGKPHQINAFGQKLVVFRSQDGAINVLDGYCRHMGGDLSQGTVKGNEIACPFHDWRWGGDGRCKSVPYSKRTPRLARTASWPTLQQDGMLFVWNDPERKAPPADVTIPRIEGAGSDDWTDWHWYTTVVNTNCREIIDNVVDMAHFFYIHGSLPTHFKNIFEGQVATQYMNSGGRPDIGEPGETQMLGTTSVASYHGPSFMIDDLTYHYTNVDHHTVLINCHYPIDANSFVLQYGIIVKKSAELPDDLAMQTAIGLGDFVKMGFEQDVEIWRNKTRIDNPLLVEEDGPVYQLRRWYEQFYVDVADVTPDMVDRFEFELDTTQPTAAWMKEVEANLATQKAASGSVGG, from the coding sequence ATGACGACGCATGCCGAGGCCGACGACGTTCGCTTGATCGAGGCCGGATCGGTACCCACCCGATTTGCCCGGGGATGGCATTGCCTGGGTCTGATCCGCGACTTTGCAGACGGGAAGCCGCACCAGATCAACGCGTTCGGCCAGAAGCTTGTGGTGTTCCGCAGCCAGGACGGTGCCATCAACGTTCTCGACGGCTATTGCCGGCATATGGGTGGTGATCTGTCCCAGGGAACGGTCAAGGGCAACGAGATCGCCTGCCCGTTCCACGACTGGCGCTGGGGAGGCGACGGTCGGTGCAAGTCGGTGCCCTACAGCAAGCGCACCCCGCGGTTGGCGCGCACCGCCTCATGGCCCACCTTGCAGCAGGACGGCATGCTGTTCGTCTGGAATGACCCGGAGCGGAAAGCGCCGCCGGCAGATGTGACGATCCCTCGCATCGAGGGCGCCGGTAGCGACGACTGGACCGATTGGCATTGGTACACCACCGTGGTGAACACGAACTGCCGGGAGATCATCGACAACGTCGTGGACATGGCGCATTTCTTCTACATCCACGGATCGCTGCCGACCCATTTCAAGAACATCTTCGAGGGCCAGGTCGCGACGCAGTACATGAACAGTGGCGGCCGTCCCGATATCGGGGAGCCCGGCGAAACCCAGATGTTGGGGACGACGTCGGTCGCGTCCTACCACGGCCCGTCGTTCATGATCGACGACTTGACCTACCACTACACCAATGTCGACCATCACACGGTTCTGATCAATTGCCACTATCCGATCGACGCGAATTCCTTTGTCCTGCAATACGGCATCATCGTCAAGAAATCGGCCGAGCTGCCTGACGACCTTGCCATGCAGACGGCGATCGGCCTCGGGGACTTCGTGAAGATGGGCTTCGAGCAGGATGTCGAGATCTGGCGCAACAAGACCCGGATCGACAATCCGCTGCTGGTGGAAGAGGACGGTCCGGTATACCAGCTGCGGCGGTGGTACGAGCAGTTCTATGTCGACGTCGCCGATGTCACACCGGATATGGTGGACCGCTTCGAGTTCGAGCTCGACACCACACAACCCACCGCGGCGTGGATGAAGGAAGTGGAGGCCAACCTGGCCACCCAGAAGGCGGCATCCGGGTCAGTGGGGGGATGA
- a CDS encoding MCE family protein, translating to MIRRGSVQRLAVTASCVAVTVTGCSFGGLNSLPLPGTVGHGKGSNTYHIEIANVGQLESNSPVMVGDVVVGSVGDMTVTDWHADVEVSVQPGVVIPANAVASVGQTSLLGSMHLALNPPLGQAPTGVLQPGATLGLNRSSTYPSTEQTLSALSVVVNGGGLGQIGDIIHEFSAALNGRTDQIRDLLTRLNDFVGLLATQRDSINEAVNSLNRLAGTFAAQQGVLTDALNRIPPALDVLIKERPRITTALEKFRDFSNLATGLVNDTKADLVRNLQNLEPTLKSLADVGPKLDTALAYLPTFPYTQQVIDRAIRGDYLNQFIIFDFTVPRLKKTLMLGTRWGDENAKLVPAPGDPWYATYTYDPLNAPFSPTPPPTQVADLPQQFGPGPAPVPGQASLTGATQPAPGTGTGPLPGPATGPLPGPAPEAAPQDGGN from the coding sequence ATGATTCGTCGCGGTTCGGTGCAGCGCCTGGCGGTGACCGCCTCGTGCGTCGCGGTCACGGTGACCGGCTGTAGTTTCGGTGGTCTGAACTCACTGCCGTTGCCGGGAACCGTCGGACACGGCAAGGGTTCGAACACCTACCACATCGAAATCGCCAATGTGGGCCAGCTGGAATCGAATTCGCCGGTCATGGTCGGTGATGTCGTGGTCGGCAGTGTCGGTGACATGACGGTCACCGACTGGCATGCCGATGTCGAGGTATCGGTCCAGCCCGGCGTCGTGATTCCGGCCAATGCGGTGGCCTCGGTGGGGCAGACCAGCCTGTTGGGCTCGATGCACCTGGCGCTGAACCCACCGCTGGGACAAGCACCGACCGGGGTCCTCCAACCCGGTGCAACGCTCGGCCTCAACCGTTCGTCGACCTACCCGTCGACCGAGCAGACCCTCTCGGCGCTGTCGGTGGTCGTCAACGGCGGTGGACTCGGTCAGATCGGCGACATCATCCATGAGTTCAGTGCCGCACTCAACGGCAGGACCGACCAGATCCGCGACTTGCTCACGCGGCTCAACGATTTCGTCGGCCTGCTGGCCACCCAGCGCGACAGCATCAACGAGGCGGTGAACTCACTGAATCGCCTGGCCGGTACATTCGCCGCCCAGCAGGGGGTCCTGACCGACGCGCTGAACCGGATCCCACCTGCCCTGGACGTGCTGATCAAGGAACGTCCCCGCATCACGACGGCGCTGGAGAAGTTCCGCGATTTCTCGAACCTGGCCACCGGTCTGGTCAACGACACGAAGGCCGACCTCGTGCGCAACCTGCAGAACCTGGAGCCCACGCTGAAGTCACTGGCCGACGTCGGACCGAAGCTGGACACGGCGCTGGCCTACCTGCCGACGTTCCCCTACACCCAGCAGGTCATCGACCGCGCGATCCGCGGCGACTACCTGAACCAGTTCATCATCTTCGACTTCACCGTGCCGCGGTTGAAGAAGACCCTGATGCTGGGTACTCGCTGGGGTGATGAGAACGCCAAACTCGTTCCCGCTCCTGGTGATCCGTGGTACGCGACCTACACATACGATCCGCTGAACGCTCCGTTCAGTCCGACGCCGCCCCCGACGCAGGTGGCGGATCTTCCGCAGCAGTTCGGTCCTGGTCCCGCGCCGGTACCGGGGCAGGCGTCGTTGACTGGTGCCACGCAGCCCGCTCCCGGCACGGGCACCGGCCCGCTGCCGGGTCCGGCGACCGGCCCGCTGCCGGGTCCGGCTCCGGAAGCAGCGCCACAGGACGGGGGTAACTGA
- a CDS encoding PadR family transcriptional regulator yields MPSLSATGWALLGMLSYETELSGYDIRKWIDWSMRYYYGSPAFSQIYSELKKLEKVGLLTSRVDGAGTRNRRLYKITEAGMEAVTRWAREAPLEPPSLKHPAILRVTLGHLSDPASLKQMLQEHIAYIDRMQRDAAKEARWAAADPSWAYAKIALDWADRYYESERELTLRLIKDLDEAEANFPKVGEGGKIPWPDPAYWYEIERKADAEDA; encoded by the coding sequence ATGCCGTCGCTGTCCGCGACCGGCTGGGCATTGCTCGGGATGCTGTCATACGAGACGGAGCTGTCGGGTTACGACATCCGCAAGTGGATCGACTGGAGCATGCGCTACTACTACGGCAGCCCAGCGTTCAGCCAGATCTATTCAGAACTCAAGAAGCTCGAGAAGGTGGGTCTGCTCACGTCCCGGGTGGACGGCGCAGGCACGCGGAACCGCCGCCTGTACAAGATCACCGAGGCCGGCATGGAAGCGGTCACTCGGTGGGCGCGGGAAGCCCCACTCGAGCCGCCGTCCCTGAAGCACCCCGCGATCCTGCGAGTGACCCTGGGCCACTTGTCCGATCCGGCGTCGCTCAAACAGATGCTGCAAGAGCACATCGCCTACATCGACAGGATGCAGCGCGACGCCGCCAAGGAAGCTCGATGGGCTGCCGCGGATCCCTCGTGGGCGTACGCCAAGATCGCGCTGGACTGGGCCGATCGTTATTACGAGTCGGAGCGGGAACTGACCTTGAGACTGATCAAAGATCTCGACGAAGCCGAGGCCAACTTCCCGAAAGTCGGCGAGGGCGGCAAGATTCCGTGGCCAGATCCGGCCTATTGGTACGAGATCGAACGGAAAGCCGACGCCGAAGACGCCTAG
- a CDS encoding ferredoxin produces MTVRPDVRLGDSPMVPVTCVRCGAGVEVRKSSWNQTSVQWTASALGRCEERCSASQLAANGRGGLFLACSALSGSIVDAVKAGTVPVLDTAL; encoded by the coding sequence ATGACGGTCCGCCCAGATGTTCGCCTCGGCGACTCGCCGATGGTTCCGGTGACGTGTGTGCGTTGTGGCGCCGGCGTTGAGGTCCGAAAGAGTAGCTGGAATCAGACCAGTGTGCAGTGGACCGCGTCGGCTTTGGGTCGATGTGAAGAGCGCTGCAGCGCATCGCAATTGGCGGCAAACGGAAGGGGCGGTCTCTTCCTGGCGTGCTCGGCCCTCAGTGGTTCGATCGTCGATGCCGTGAAAGCGGGGACTGTTCCCGTTCTCGACACCGCCCTCTGA
- a CDS encoding TetR/AcrR family transcriptional regulator: MALTGKPATLTERRAEELRLEVAVAARDIFLADGSFSATVERICEVVGIAPRTFHRHFPVKEDVILPLFGKFGSLSIRTLAEAESAFDPVEVLVRAFGSEIPKRGQFEVDRAFMALVLSDPQYRLRWLDWGQDLATPITDFLDARFDLGTDSFSRELPAQLVIQACRHAYVHWVDDGDFARLQSALRIGMEMIIGSIRGRCREREQSPLSRHRRSNH; encoded by the coding sequence ATGGCATTGACCGGTAAGCCGGCCACACTGACGGAGCGGCGCGCCGAGGAGTTGCGGCTCGAAGTCGCCGTGGCGGCCCGGGACATCTTCCTCGCCGACGGATCCTTCTCGGCGACCGTGGAGCGAATCTGTGAGGTCGTCGGCATCGCGCCTCGGACGTTTCACCGCCACTTTCCTGTCAAAGAAGACGTCATCCTGCCGCTGTTCGGCAAGTTCGGCAGTCTGAGCATTCGCACGCTGGCCGAGGCAGAATCAGCCTTCGACCCCGTCGAGGTATTGGTTCGCGCCTTCGGCAGCGAAATCCCCAAGCGCGGTCAATTCGAAGTCGACCGCGCGTTTATGGCGTTGGTGCTCAGCGACCCGCAGTATCGACTGCGTTGGCTGGATTGGGGCCAAGACCTCGCCACGCCGATCACCGATTTCCTCGACGCGCGGTTCGACCTCGGCACCGATTCGTTTTCACGAGAGTTGCCTGCCCAATTGGTAATTCAGGCATGCAGGCATGCTTACGTGCACTGGGTTGACGATGGCGATTTCGCCCGCCTTCAATCCGCGCTGCGAATCGGGATGGAGATGATCATCGGATCGATCAGAGGGCGGTGTCGAGAACGGGAACAGTCCCCGCTTTCACGGCATCGACGATCGAACCACTGA
- a CDS encoding PaaI family thioesterase: MVGVAGPHDDDAAEVLYASLTDSVRRLVDATIRSQADFDGVASAKAKIDAAADELSSSVIPGSFGVQLDASGNPRAWGNAVIGLRNALAPPLVVHRESDGRVWAEVTLGAAYEGPPGHVHGGICALLLDHVLGATAHKPGRPAVTGTLTLRYESGTRLGPVRAEAHVDRIAGVKTYAVGHLSTADGITVRAEAVFIHPRTA, translated from the coding sequence ATGGTCGGGGTGGCCGGACCGCACGACGATGACGCGGCAGAGGTGCTGTACGCGTCGCTGACGGACTCCGTGCGCAGACTCGTCGATGCCACCATCCGCAGCCAAGCCGATTTCGACGGAGTCGCGTCGGCGAAGGCGAAGATCGACGCCGCCGCGGACGAACTCAGCAGTAGCGTGATTCCCGGATCGTTCGGGGTCCAACTGGATGCATCCGGGAACCCCCGGGCGTGGGGCAACGCGGTCATCGGACTGCGCAACGCGTTGGCGCCGCCGCTCGTCGTACACCGGGAATCCGACGGCAGGGTCTGGGCAGAGGTGACGCTGGGGGCGGCTTACGAGGGACCACCCGGGCACGTGCACGGCGGCATCTGCGCCTTGCTGCTCGATCACGTGCTCGGGGCGACTGCGCACAAACCCGGCAGGCCGGCCGTCACCGGAACGCTCACGCTGCGCTACGAGTCGGGGACACGGCTGGGACCTGTTCGGGCCGAGGCGCACGTCGACCGGATCGCGGGTGTGAAGACCTACGCGGTCGGGCACCTGTCGACGGCCGACGGGATCACAGTGCGCGCGGAAGCGGTCTTCATTCATCCGCGGACAGCGTGA
- a CDS encoding FAD-binding protein, whose amino-acid sequence MTAHDTQFDETVDVIVAGSGGGITGAYTAAREGLSVALVEATDKFGGTTAYSGGGGMWFPCNPVLQRAGSDDTIEKALNYFHTVIGDRTPRELQETYIRRGPGLVEYLEADDNFVFSVLPWPDYYGSVPDSRSDGLRHIVAAPVRGEKLGPYAGSVRGPLDHDRLGAPAPDKLFGGRALIGRFLAALAGYPDAVLYRNTQLTDLITDDGRVIGAVVHRDGQQVRIGARRGVLLAAGGFEHNPELRRTYGVPGEARDTMGGPGSTGAALQAAIRIGAATDLMDQAWWSPGLTHPDGRSAFALWFTGGIFVNQAGQRFVNESAAYDRIGRQIITEMQAGRLDIPFWMVYDNREGEVPPVKATNVSMVDTDSYRAAGLWRSADTLAELADLIGLPADALEDTVARYNAMVAAGADTDFGRGDEAYDRAFSGGESPMVAIDTPPFHAAAFGLSDLGTKGGLRTDARARVLDESGEPIPGLYAAGNTMAAVSGTTYPGGGNPIGASMLFSYLAALDMAGDVRSA is encoded by the coding sequence ATGACTGCGCACGACACCCAGTTCGATGAGACCGTCGACGTCATTGTGGCCGGCTCCGGCGGCGGTATCACCGGTGCCTACACCGCTGCCCGCGAAGGGCTGTCGGTAGCGCTGGTGGAGGCGACCGACAAGTTCGGCGGCACCACCGCGTACTCGGGCGGCGGCGGCATGTGGTTCCCGTGCAACCCGGTCCTGCAGCGCGCGGGCAGCGATGACACGATCGAGAAGGCGCTGAACTACTTCCACACCGTGATCGGTGACCGCACCCCGCGAGAACTGCAGGAGACCTACATCCGCCGAGGACCCGGTCTTGTCGAATACCTGGAAGCCGACGACAATTTCGTCTTCAGCGTGCTGCCGTGGCCGGACTACTACGGGTCGGTACCGGACTCCCGCAGCGACGGTTTGCGCCACATCGTGGCGGCCCCCGTCCGCGGTGAGAAACTCGGCCCCTACGCAGGTTCCGTGCGCGGGCCACTGGACCATGACCGCCTCGGCGCACCGGCTCCGGACAAACTCTTCGGCGGACGGGCGCTGATCGGCCGGTTCCTCGCCGCGTTGGCCGGCTATCCCGACGCGGTGTTGTACCGCAACACCCAACTGACCGATCTGATCACCGACGACGGCCGGGTGATCGGGGCGGTGGTGCACCGTGATGGCCAGCAGGTGCGGATCGGCGCCCGGCGCGGAGTGCTCTTGGCCGCAGGCGGATTCGAGCACAATCCCGAGCTGCGACGGACGTACGGGGTGCCCGGCGAAGCCCGCGACACGATGGGCGGACCGGGCAGCACCGGTGCGGCGTTGCAGGCCGCGATCCGGATCGGCGCGGCCACCGATCTGATGGACCAGGCGTGGTGGTCACCGGGGCTCACCCACCCGGACGGTCGCTCGGCGTTCGCGCTGTGGTTCACCGGTGGCATCTTCGTCAATCAAGCCGGACAGCGGTTCGTCAACGAGTCCGCGGCGTACGACCGCATCGGCAGACAGATCATCACCGAGATGCAGGCCGGCCGCCTCGACATCCCGTTCTGGATGGTCTACGACAACCGCGAGGGCGAGGTCCCGCCGGTGAAGGCGACCAACGTCTCGATGGTCGACACCGACAGCTATCGGGCCGCCGGATTATGGCGCAGCGCAGACACTTTGGCCGAACTGGCCGACTTGATCGGACTTCCCGCCGATGCTCTGGAAGACACGGTCGCCCGGTACAACGCGATGGTCGCCGCAGGTGCCGACACCGACTTCGGTCGCGGCGACGAGGCGTACGACCGGGCCTTCTCCGGCGGCGAATCGCCCATGGTCGCAATCGACACACCCCCGTTTCACGCGGCAGCATTCGGACTGTCCGATCTCGGGACCAAGGGCGGGCTGCGCACGGATGCCAGGGCGCGGGTCCTCGACGAATCCGGCGAGCCCATCCCCGGCCTGTACGCAGCGGGCAACACCATGGCCGCCGTCAGCGGAACCACCTATCCCGGCGGCGGGAATCCGATCGGCGCGTCGATGTTGTTCAGCTATCTGGCCGCTCTCGACATGGCCGGTGACGTCAGGTCAGCTTGA
- a CDS encoding 3-ketosteroid-delta-1-dehydrogenase, whose protein sequence is MIPTSHNTVPTGLTIADTEVDLLVVGSGTGLAAALAAHERGLSVLVVEKSSRVGGSTARSGGALWLPASPVIAECGGVDTASRAQTYLDSVVADSAPQERSAAYVKNLPATVDMLRRTTPMKLFWAKEYSDYHPEAPGGSAAGRTCECRPLDTAILGEYLPDLRPGIMEVSIPMPTTGADYRWMNLMSRVPRKGLPTILKRLAQGVGGLALGRRYAAGGQALAAGLFAGAIRAGVPIWLSTALKELMTDGGRVTGAVLEHSGHSVTVTARRGVVLAAGGFDHSMDMRWKFQSESLGRNLSLGAESNTGDAIRIGQDVGADISLMDQSWWFPAVAPLPDAAPAVMLAERSLPGSFIVDQNGRRFANESADYMSFGQRVLQLEAAGTPVESMWIVFDQQYRNSYVFAAELFPRMPIPQAWYDAGIAIRADNFSDLATKMGVPVDDFSATVTRFNENAFAGEDPDFERGRSAYDRYYGDPTITPNPNLRPLVKGPFYAVRMVLSDLGTCGGLRADDRARVLREDGTVIDGLYAIGNTAANAFGSTYPGAGATIAQGLVYGYIAALDAAGRT, encoded by the coding sequence GTGATCCCCACCAGCCACAACACCGTCCCCACCGGGTTGACCATCGCCGACACCGAGGTAGACCTTCTGGTGGTGGGGTCGGGCACCGGGCTCGCCGCCGCCCTGGCCGCCCACGAGCGGGGATTGTCGGTTCTCGTCGTGGAGAAGTCTTCGCGCGTCGGCGGCTCGACTGCACGATCCGGTGGGGCGCTCTGGCTGCCCGCCAGCCCGGTGATCGCGGAATGCGGCGGCGTCGACACAGCGAGCCGGGCCCAGACGTACCTCGACTCGGTGGTAGCCGACTCGGCACCCCAGGAGCGCTCGGCGGCGTACGTGAAAAACCTGCCGGCAACGGTGGACATGCTTCGCCGCACAACTCCGATGAAGCTGTTCTGGGCCAAGGAATACTCCGACTACCACCCGGAAGCGCCGGGTGGGTCAGCTGCCGGACGAACGTGCGAGTGCCGCCCACTCGACACCGCGATTCTCGGCGAATATCTGCCTGACCTCCGTCCGGGAATCATGGAGGTCAGCATTCCGATGCCGACCACCGGTGCGGACTACCGCTGGATGAACCTCATGAGCCGGGTACCCCGCAAGGGGCTGCCCACCATTCTCAAGCGGCTCGCGCAGGGAGTCGGTGGGCTCGCCCTCGGCAGGCGCTACGCAGCCGGGGGCCAGGCCTTGGCGGCCGGCCTGTTCGCGGGTGCGATCCGTGCCGGAGTTCCGATCTGGCTCAGCACCGCACTGAAAGAGTTGATGACCGATGGCGGCCGGGTCACCGGCGCCGTCCTCGAACACTCCGGGCACAGCGTTACCGTCACCGCGCGCCGCGGCGTGGTCCTCGCCGCGGGGGGATTCGATCACAGCATGGACATGCGGTGGAAGTTCCAATCCGAGTCTCTCGGCCGAAATCTCAGTCTCGGTGCGGAATCCAATACCGGTGACGCGATCCGCATCGGCCAGGACGTGGGCGCCGACATCTCGCTGATGGATCAATCATGGTGGTTCCCTGCGGTCGCCCCCCTGCCGGACGCGGCCCCGGCGGTCATGTTGGCCGAGCGGTCGCTGCCCGGGTCGTTCATCGTCGACCAGAACGGCCGCCGGTTCGCCAACGAGTCCGCCGACTACATGAGCTTCGGTCAACGTGTCCTGCAGCTGGAAGCCGCCGGGACCCCGGTGGAAAGCATGTGGATCGTCTTCGATCAGCAATACCGCAACAGCTACGTGTTCGCTGCCGAGCTATTCCCCCGGATGCCGATTCCTCAGGCCTGGTATGACGCCGGAATCGCTATTCGCGCAGACAATTTCAGCGATCTCGCCACAAAGATGGGGGTGCCCGTCGACGACTTCTCCGCGACGGTGACCCGCTTCAACGAGAATGCGTTCGCCGGCGAGGATCCCGACTTCGAGCGCGGCCGCAGCGCATACGACCGGTACTACGGTGACCCCACGATCACCCCGAACCCAAATCTGCGGCCGCTGGTGAAGGGACCGTTCTACGCGGTGAGAATGGTGCTGAGCGATCTGGGGACCTGCGGCGGCCTACGCGCCGACGACCGAGCCCGGGTGCTTCGCGAGGACGGAACCGTCATCGATGGCTTGTACGCGATCGGCAACACGGCGGCCAACGCATTCGGCAGCACCTATCCCGGCGCGGGTGCGACGATCGCCCAAGGCCTCGTATACGGCTATATCGCCGCCCTGGACGCGGCGGGGAGGACCTAG
- a CDS encoding MCE family protein: MLTRFVRNQLIIFTIASVVGIAVMVVVYMQAPTLLGIGRITVKLELPRTGGLYQFSNVTYRGVQLGKVTEVVPTRSGAVATLSLASNPKVPADLQARVLSVSAVGEQYVDLVPHTDSGPYLQDGSVIPAKNATVPQAVGPVLDQTNELLKSIPTNRIADLLDNAYQGLNGAGDDLTTLNDSASKLAADFSATADQTRTLVEDSRPLLDGQLASTDAIRTWAHSLAGITGQLNTNDPQWRGILANGPGAADEASALFNQVKPTLPILLASLTTLGQVGVTYNKSLEQLLVLLPPYIGSIQAVGSPLNNPTGMTLGDFTLTISDPPACTVGFLPPSQWRSPEDTSTIDTPDGLYCKLPQDSPIAVRGARNYPCQGEPGKRAPTVEICDSDKPFEPLAMRQHATGPNPIDPNLIAQGIPPDDRTTFQNNIYGPLQGTPLPPGPVPAPAGTPIPPVPDTLAPKGVPDIAPTDQGGGPAVAPSAFTPGSAGGPSVAIATYDPATGHYATPDGHVGQQTNLATVKGDMSWKDLLPTT; this comes from the coding sequence ATGCTGACGCGTTTCGTCCGCAATCAGCTGATCATCTTCACGATCGCGTCGGTGGTCGGGATCGCCGTGATGGTCGTGGTCTACATGCAGGCCCCCACCTTGCTCGGCATCGGGCGGATCACGGTCAAGCTCGAGCTGCCGAGAACCGGTGGGCTGTATCAGTTCTCGAACGTGACCTACCGCGGCGTACAGCTGGGCAAGGTCACCGAGGTGGTGCCGACCCGCTCCGGGGCGGTGGCCACCCTGTCGCTGGCCAGCAATCCGAAGGTGCCCGCCGATCTGCAGGCCCGCGTGCTCAGCGTGTCGGCGGTCGGTGAGCAGTACGTGGATCTGGTGCCGCACACCGATTCCGGGCCCTACCTCCAGGACGGGTCGGTCATTCCCGCCAAGAACGCGACCGTCCCGCAGGCGGTCGGCCCGGTTCTCGATCAGACGAACGAGCTGCTCAAGAGCATCCCGACCAACCGCATCGCCGATCTGTTGGACAACGCGTATCAGGGGCTCAACGGCGCCGGCGACGACCTCACCACGCTGAACGACTCGGCGTCCAAGCTGGCCGCCGATTTCAGCGCGACCGCCGATCAGACGCGCACCCTGGTGGAAGACAGCCGCCCGCTGCTGGACGGTCAGCTTGCCTCCACTGATGCCATCCGCACCTGGGCGCACAGCCTGGCCGGCATCACCGGCCAGCTCAATACCAACGATCCGCAGTGGCGCGGCATCCTGGCCAACGGGCCTGGCGCGGCCGACGAGGCCTCCGCCTTGTTCAACCAGGTGAAGCCGACGCTACCGATTCTGCTGGCGAGTCTGACCACGCTGGGGCAGGTCGGCGTGACCTACAACAAGAGCCTCGAACAACTTCTGGTGCTGCTGCCGCCGTACATCGGTTCGATCCAGGCGGTCGGCTCGCCGCTGAACAACCCAACGGGTATGACGCTGGGTGACTTCACCCTGACGATCAGCGATCCGCCCGCGTGCACGGTGGGCTTCCTGCCTCCGTCACAGTGGCGTTCACCGGAGGACACGTCCACCATCGACACTCCGGACGGTCTCTACTGCAAGCTTCCGCAGGACTCGCCGATCGCGGTCCGCGGTGCGCGTAACTATCCCTGCCAGGGCGAGCCTGGTAAGCGGGCACCAACAGTGGAGATCTGCGACAGCGACAAGCCTTTCGAGCCGTTGGCGATGCGCCAGCATGCGACCGGTCCGAACCCGATCGATCCCAACCTGATCGCACAGGGGATTCCGCCCGACGACCGGACGACGTTCCAGAACAACATCTATGGGCCGCTGCAGGGCACTCCGCTGCCGCCGGGGCCGGTCCCGGCACCTGCCGGTACGCCGATACCGCCTGTCCCGGACACGTTGGCGCCCAAGGGCGTTCCGGATATCGCGCCGACCGATCAGGGCGGCGGGCCTGCGGTTGCGCCGAGCGCGTTCACGCCGGGTTCGGCAGGCGGGCCGTCCGTGGCAATCGCCACCTACGACCCCGCCACCGGGCATTACGCCACGCCCGACGGCCACGTCGGCCAGCAGACCAATCTGGCCACCGTGAAGGGGGATATGTCGTGGAAGGATCTGCTGCCGACGACATGA